From the Halanaerobiales bacterium genome, the window TCTATTTTTTCTTTTTTTAAAGATGTATCAATATATAATTTGTTTAATTTTGGCGATTTAGAACTTTCTTTATTATTTAGTAAATATGGTGATTTAGTGCCTATTATTCCAATAATATCTTCTTTCCCATGAATAATTACTTCTTGAGCCAATAAAGTTCGTGGATCAACTCCACCTATATTGGTAAACCTTATAAATCCTTTATCATCTATACTTTTTACCATTAAACCAATCTCATCCATGTGAGCTGCTAACATTAAATCAATTGTATCATCCTGCTTATTATCAGCCCATTTTGTTGCAGTTAAATTTCCAAGTGAATCTTTTGTGATTTTATCACTGTATGGTTCAAAAACTTCTTCAATAATATCAGCTAAATTTTTTTCATAACCTGAAATACCATTAGTTTCAGACAAGGTTTTTAAGAATTTTTTATTCTCCAAAATATTTCCCCCTTAATTAATTTTAAATATTAGAATATTTTTCAAAACCAGAAAAATTTAATTGTCTTAATGCCTCATACAAAACAATAGCTACTGAATTTGCAAGATTTAAAGACCTTGCATTTTTGTCAGCTACCATTGGAATCCTTATTGTCTTATTTAGATTATTTTTTAAAAATTTTTCTGGTAAACCAGCAGTTTCTTTTCCAAAAACAAAAAAATCATTTTTAGAATAATTCATTTCATGATAAGAATTAGGAGCTTTCTTTGAAGCAAAATATAAATTACTATCATTATGTTTTTTTAAAAATTCCTTGAAAGAATCATAATAATATATGTCCAGCATATCCCAGTAATCTAATCCTGCTCGTTTTAAATATTTATCATCAGTTGAAAAGCCCAAGGGTCTAACTAAATGTAATGAACTATTTGTTACAGCACATGTTCTAGCAATGTTTCCTGTGTTTTGTGGAATTTCAGGTTCAACTAATACAATGTTAATTTTTAATCACCTCTTTTTTAGTAATTTCTAAATTTAACCCATCATAGGCTAATTCTATATTATTAGGTAACATTTTATTTGTTTTTTCATGTTCCATTTCATGTGAAATATGGGTAAAGAAGGTTTTTTTAGGTTTTATTTTTTTTACAACTTCTAGTGCTTCTTCTAAATTCATGTGAGTAGGATGTTCTTCAAAGCGAAGTGCATCAATAATTAATAAATCAATATTTTTTATTTTTTTAAAAGTTTCTTTTGGAATATAACTGCAATCAGTAATATATGCCATATTCTTTATTTTATAACCAAATACATCCAATTCACCATGTTTTACTTTTAAAGGAGTAATAGAAATATTATTAAATTCAAATTTTTTCTTTATTGTATTTAAAGTTACCTGAGGAATTCCACCCCCCATTTGTAATGGATCAAAAATATAATCAAAAATATTTTTTATTTTATTCATAGTATCTTTATTCCCATAACAGGGAACAGAACTACCTTTTAGCCAATTAATAACTCGTATATCATCAAATCCCATTATATGATCAGCATGAGCATGAGTAAATAAAACTAAATCAATATTTGTAATATCATTTTCTAACATTTGTAATCTTATTTCAGGACTGGTATCTATTAATATATCAGTATTTTTTTCCCTAATGAAAATTGAAGACCTCATTCTTTTATTTTTGGGATTATTAGATCTACATGTCTCACAATTACAACCTACAACTGGTATTCCATGTGAGGTTCCAGTACCTAAGAATTTTATTAACAAAAATTACCCTCCCCAAACTACAAAATTTATAATAAATTTTTATATATTTTCTAAAGAAGTTAAAATGCCTTTTTCTCTTAAAAATTCCGCAATTTTTTTATATAAAAATACAGTTATACCTGAATTTATAAAAGCTTTAGTTAAATTAAAAGGTATAATCCCTGGTAATAACATATTGATAGTTTTTTCTTTAGGAATTCCATAAAAAATAGGATTCAAAAATACATTAGCTAATGACATAATCAAAGTCATAGAGATTGAACCAGCAATCAACCCTAAAATTGCACCTTTTTTAGAATGATATTTTTTATAAACAAAACCCGCTGTAGCAACTAAAGTTCCTGTAGCAATAAAATGCATTACCGCTCCAAATGGACCACCTAAACCGGTAAATAAAGCCATAAATACAGATAATAACGCCGTAGAAATTAAAGCGGGAACTGGTCCATATAAAAAAGATATGATTAAAATAGGAATATCACCAGGTTCATAAATTAAAAATGGTAAAAATAAGGGAAATCTTATAGTAATCATTAATATAAAAGATAATGCAGAAAGTACTCCAATATTTGTTATTTTTTTAATATCCATATTCACCCTCCATGTATTATTTTATATTTACTGTAAATTATAATTTGAAATACTACTGTTATTATAGAAAAATTTTATAATTTCTTCATAATTATAGCCTTTTTTAGCCATAGTAGCAGCAGCAGATTGGTCCATTCCAACATTATGGCCCCATCCTGCTCCATAAATTATTAATTTTTTAATATTACCATTTTTATCATAGATTTTATCAATAATAAATCTATTACTTCTTAATCCCCCCAAAGCACTTCTAATATAATCTTTTTCGACTTTATTTTTTATTAACTTATTAGAATTTGATTTACTACCTATAATTTCAATACTCTGGGCACTTCCTCCTTTACTTCTTTCTTTAACTATAATATTTTTAATATTATTAATATCAAATCTTTCTTTTATATAATCTATATCTACTTCTTTAATCCAGCGATAAATATTATCAAATGTAAGTTCACCACTAGAGTAAGAAGGAGGACTTGATTTTAACCAATTATTTAATTGATAAGGTGAAAGTGGAAACTCATATTTTTCATCTGTCATCGTACTAACACCACTTAAATATTCATGCTTATTTCCCCATACATCTTCACTACTTTCACAGTAACCACCACAATTACTACTAAATACAGCATCTATAACTCTACCATTATAATATGCAACTTCTTTTAAAGTTTCATTAACTGCTTTATACGTATTTTCATGTTCACTTTTAATACCATGATAGGCTGCACAATGAACACTATCACAAAGGTTATAACCTTCATTAAGATGCCGATTAAAATGTTTAAGGGTATAACTACGTGCAGCAA encodes:
- the trmL gene encoding tRNA (uridine(34)/cytosine(34)/5-carboxymethylaminomethyluridine(34)-2'-O)-methyltransferase TrmL, with the translated sequence MNIVLVEPEIPQNTGNIARTCAVTNSSLHLVRPLGFSTDDKYLKRAGLDYWDMLDIYYYDSFKEFLKKHNDSNLYFASKKAPNSYHEMNYSKNDFFVFGKETAGLPEKFLKNNLNKTIRIPMVADKNARSLNLANSVAIVLYEALRQLNFSGFEKYSNI
- a CDS encoding MBL fold metallo-hydrolase, whose protein sequence is MLIKFLGTGTSHGIPVVGCNCETCRSNNPKNKRMRSSIFIREKNTDILIDTSPEIRLQMLENDITNIDLVLFTHAHADHIMGFDDIRVINWLKGSSVPCYGNKDTMNKIKNIFDYIFDPLQMGGGIPQVTLNTIKKKFEFNNISITPLKVKHGELDVFGYKIKNMAYITDCSYIPKETFKKIKNIDLLIIDALRFEEHPTHMNLEEALEVVKKIKPKKTFFTHISHEMEHEKTNKMLPNNIELAYDGLNLEITKKEVIKN
- a CDS encoding ECF transporter S component — translated: MDIKKITNIGVLSALSFILMITIRFPLFLPFLIYEPGDIPILIISFLYGPVPALISTALLSVFMALFTGLGGPFGAVMHFIATGTLVATAGFVYKKYHSKKGAILGLIAGSISMTLIMSLANVFLNPIFYGIPKEKTINMLLPGIIPFNLTKAFINSGITVFLYKKIAEFLREKGILTSLENI